A single region of the Prochlorococcus marinus str. MIT 0917 genome encodes:
- the gatA gene encoding Asp-tRNA(Asn)/Glu-tRNA(Gln) amidotransferase subunit GatA: MTFADLRQKLKSGEVSCKELVQEKINRIKELDPTLNSFLTVNADQALSNAENIDKQIASGQSLPSLIGIPLAIKDNLCTKGIRTTCASKILGNFVPPYESTVTKKLLNAGAIMIGKTNMDEFAMGSSTETSAFGPTLNPWNISKVPGGSSGGSAASVAAELCCGSLGSDTGGSIRQPASFCGVVGMKPTYGRVSRWGLIAFASSLDQVGPFANNVSDAAEILQVISGKDDFDSTTVDIPVPNYLDILSKSIKGMKIGLIDNCFEHEGLALDVKESVLGSASLLEKLGAEIINVSCPRFNDGIATYYVIAPSEASANLARYDGVKYGFRSEDEQTLIEMTSKSRALGFGSEVKRRILIGTYALSAGYVDAYYKKAQQVRTLIRRDFDDAFKKVDVLLAPTAPTTAFGSGENIDNPMSMYLSDLLTIPANLAGLPAISLPCGFDKSGLPIGLQLIGNVFEEGKILQVASHFERAADVRKNRPKTDFTL; this comes from the coding sequence ATGACTTTTGCAGACTTACGCCAGAAATTGAAAAGTGGTGAAGTCTCTTGTAAAGAGCTAGTTCAAGAAAAGATCAATCGAATAAAGGAATTAGATCCAACTCTAAATTCTTTTTTAACTGTTAACGCTGATCAGGCATTATCCAATGCCGAAAATATAGATAAACAAATTGCTTCTGGCCAAAGTCTTCCTTCATTGATAGGAATACCATTGGCTATCAAAGATAACCTTTGCACAAAAGGAATTAGGACAACTTGCGCTAGCAAGATCTTGGGTAACTTTGTTCCACCATATGAGTCAACAGTCACCAAAAAGCTTTTGAACGCTGGAGCAATAATGATTGGCAAGACAAATATGGATGAATTTGCGATGGGGAGTTCTACTGAAACCTCAGCATTTGGCCCAACTTTAAATCCATGGAACATATCCAAAGTTCCTGGAGGAAGTTCAGGTGGTAGCGCAGCCTCTGTTGCTGCCGAATTATGTTGCGGATCTCTAGGCTCTGATACTGGTGGTTCAATAAGACAACCAGCTTCGTTTTGTGGCGTTGTTGGAATGAAACCAACTTATGGTCGTGTAAGTCGTTGGGGATTAATAGCTTTTGCTAGCTCTTTAGATCAAGTTGGTCCATTTGCTAATAATGTTTCTGATGCAGCTGAAATCTTGCAAGTCATATCAGGTAAAGATGATTTTGATTCAACTACTGTGGATATTCCTGTCCCCAATTATTTAGATATCCTTTCCAAGTCAATCAAGGGGATGAAAATAGGTTTAATTGATAACTGCTTCGAACATGAAGGTTTAGCCCTTGATGTTAAAGAGTCTGTTCTTGGATCTGCCTCGTTGCTTGAAAAATTAGGGGCCGAGATTATCAATGTTTCTTGCCCTCGCTTTAATGATGGAATTGCTACTTATTACGTTATTGCTCCATCTGAAGCCTCAGCAAATTTAGCTAGATACGACGGTGTCAAATATGGATTTCGCTCTGAAGATGAACAAACTCTTATAGAAATGACCTCCAAAAGTCGGGCTCTTGGTTTTGGAAGTGAGGTTAAACGAAGAATTCTTATAGGAACCTATGCCCTGTCCGCGGGTTATGTCGATGCTTACTACAAGAAGGCCCAGCAAGTTAGAACTTTGATACGTAGAGACTTTGATGATGCTTTCAAAAAAGTTGATGTTTTGTTGGCTCCAACAGCTCCTACTACTGCTTTCGGTTCTGGAGAGAATATTGACAACCCTATGTCTATGTACTTATCTGATTTGTTAACTATTCCAGCAAATTTAGCTGGATTACCAGCTATCAGTTTGCCATGTGGTTTTGATAAATCTGGATTGCCAATAGGGTTACAGCTAATAGGTAATGTTTTTGAAGAAGGTAAGATTTTACAAGTGGCTAGTCATTTTGAGAGAGCTGCTGATGTTCGCAAAAATAGGCCTAAAACAGATTTCACGTTATAA
- a CDS encoding DNA polymerase III subunit alpha produces MGFVPIHNHSDYSLLDGASQLPLMVQRAKELGMPALALTDHGVMYGAIELLKLCKAANIKPIIGNEMYVINGSIDNPQPKKEKRYHLVVIAKNQIGYENLVKLTTLSHLNGVRGRGIFSRPCIDKSLFQKYSEGLICSTACLGGEIPQAILKGRNDVAREVASWYKEILGDDFYLEIQDHGSIEDRIVNSEIVKISEELDIQIIATNDAHYVSKNDIEAHDALICVLTGKLISDHKRLRYTGTEYIKSEEEMRSLFTDHLENNVINNAIENTVKLSNKVDQYKILGTYKMPNFPIPNGYKPIDYLKEITINGLKEILDISQFEKFPSAYKERLDYELNVIEQMGFPTYFLVVWDYIRFAREQNIPVGPGRGSAAGSLVAFSLHITNIDPVENGLLFERFLNPERKSMPDIDTDFCIERRGEVIDYVTKKYGEDKVAQIITFNRMTSKAVLKDVARVLDIPYGDADRLAKLIPVVRGKPAKLSSMISKESPNKDFYEKYNNDLKVKKWVDMAMRIEGTNKTFGVHAAGVVIAAKSLDNLVPLQRNNDGQIITQYFMEDIESLGLLKMDFLGLRNLTMIEKTINLVEKSLGKRLDPDSLPFTDEKTFELLSRGDLEGIFQLESSGMRQIVKDLKPSSLEDISSILALYRPGPLDAGLIPKFINRKHGKESIDFQHQALEPILSETYGIMVYQEQIMKIAQDLAGYSLGQADLLRRAMGKKKVSEMQRHRTLFVDGAVKNSVSASIAEQLFDQMVLFAEYCFNKSHSTAYGAVTYQTAYLKAHYPVAYMAALLTVNAGSTDKIQRYISNCNSMGINVMPPNINTSGVDFTPKDNSILFGFSAVKNLGDGAIRKIITSRDEDGEFTSLAQFCDRISLSAVNRRGLEALIHCGALDCLEENANRAQLMADLDLTIEWASSRAKDRNSGQGNLFDLSSSINNESSIDEFSSAPKAKQIKDYPPSDKLKLEKEHVGFYLSDHPLKQLSEPAKLIAPISLCSLEDQKDKSKVSVIAMIPEMREVTTRKGDRMAIIQLEDLTGSCEAVVFPKSYERLSDHLMVETRLLIWGSVDRRDETVQLLIDDCREIDDLRFLLIDLRPDQATDINIQHKLRECLSKNRPARNELGVRIPVVACLKDHNNTRYIRLGDQFCVKDADLALDSLSKNSFIARSSKSLVI; encoded by the coding sequence ATGGGTTTCGTTCCAATTCATAATCATAGTGATTACAGCCTTCTCGATGGAGCTAGTCAGCTCCCCTTAATGGTTCAAAGGGCTAAGGAATTAGGGATGCCAGCTCTAGCCCTGACTGATCATGGTGTTATGTATGGCGCGATTGAATTATTGAAGTTATGTAAGGCAGCAAATATAAAGCCAATTATTGGCAATGAGATGTACGTTATTAATGGTTCAATTGATAACCCTCAGCCCAAAAAAGAGAAAAGATACCACCTTGTTGTTATTGCGAAAAACCAAATTGGCTATGAAAATCTCGTAAAACTAACAACACTTAGTCATTTAAACGGTGTTAGGGGAAGAGGCATATTTTCAAGACCATGTATTGATAAATCTTTATTTCAAAAATACAGTGAGGGATTAATTTGTTCAACTGCATGCCTAGGAGGTGAAATCCCACAAGCTATATTGAAGGGAAGAAATGATGTTGCTAGAGAAGTAGCCTCTTGGTATAAGGAGATTTTGGGAGATGACTTTTATCTAGAAATTCAAGACCATGGATCAATTGAGGATCGAATTGTTAATAGTGAAATAGTCAAAATATCTGAAGAACTTGATATTCAAATTATAGCTACAAATGATGCACATTATGTATCAAAGAATGATATTGAAGCTCATGATGCATTGATTTGTGTATTGACTGGCAAGTTAATTAGTGATCACAAAAGGTTGAGATATACAGGGACTGAATATATAAAATCAGAGGAGGAAATGAGAAGTTTATTTACTGACCATTTAGAGAACAATGTAATAAATAATGCAATTGAAAATACTGTAAAACTATCAAACAAGGTTGATCAATATAAGATATTAGGTACTTATAAGATGCCAAATTTTCCTATACCTAATGGATATAAACCAATTGATTATCTTAAAGAGATAACTATCAATGGCTTGAAAGAGATATTAGATATTTCTCAATTTGAAAAATTTCCAAGTGCTTATAAAGAAAGGCTTGATTATGAGTTAAATGTAATAGAACAAATGGGTTTTCCCACATATTTTCTTGTAGTATGGGATTACATAAGATTTGCAAGAGAACAAAATATTCCTGTAGGTCCTGGTAGAGGTTCTGCCGCTGGTTCCTTAGTCGCTTTTTCTCTTCATATAACTAATATTGACCCAGTTGAAAATGGATTATTATTTGAACGATTTCTTAATCCTGAGAGGAAGTCAATGCCTGATATTGATACTGACTTTTGTATTGAAAGACGTGGTGAAGTTATAGATTATGTTACTAAAAAGTATGGCGAAGACAAAGTTGCACAGATAATTACATTTAACAGAATGACATCTAAGGCTGTTTTGAAAGATGTTGCTCGCGTACTTGATATTCCATATGGAGATGCAGATCGTCTGGCAAAATTAATTCCAGTTGTAAGGGGTAAGCCAGCAAAATTATCATCTATGATTTCAAAGGAATCGCCTAATAAGGACTTTTATGAAAAATACAACAACGATTTAAAAGTAAAGAAATGGGTTGATATGGCTATGAGGATAGAAGGAACAAATAAGACTTTTGGTGTGCACGCGGCGGGTGTTGTTATAGCGGCTAAGTCCCTTGATAATTTAGTTCCTCTTCAAAGAAACAATGATGGTCAAATAATCACCCAATATTTTATGGAAGATATTGAATCTCTTGGCCTTTTGAAGATGGACTTTTTAGGACTTAGGAATCTTACAATGATCGAAAAGACGATAAATTTAGTTGAAAAATCTCTTGGTAAGAGATTAGATCCTGATTCTTTGCCTTTTACAGATGAAAAAACATTTGAATTACTTTCTAGAGGTGATTTAGAGGGAATTTTCCAACTTGAATCAAGTGGAATGAGGCAAATAGTCAAAGATCTAAAGCCCTCATCTCTAGAGGATATTTCTTCAATTCTTGCCCTTTATCGTCCTGGTCCTCTTGATGCTGGATTAATTCCTAAATTTATAAATAGAAAACATGGTAAGGAGAGTATTGATTTTCAACATCAGGCACTTGAGCCTATTTTAAGTGAGACTTATGGAATTATGGTTTATCAAGAGCAGATCATGAAGATTGCGCAGGATTTAGCGGGATATTCCCTTGGTCAAGCAGATTTATTAAGAAGGGCAATGGGTAAGAAAAAAGTTTCAGAAATGCAGCGCCATAGAACGCTATTTGTAGATGGAGCTGTTAAGAATAGCGTATCAGCCAGCATTGCTGAACAGTTATTTGATCAAATGGTTTTATTTGCTGAGTATTGCTTTAACAAAAGTCACTCGACTGCTTATGGCGCGGTTACTTATCAGACTGCTTATTTAAAAGCACATTATCCTGTCGCTTATATGGCGGCATTGCTCACAGTAAATGCTGGCTCGACTGACAAGATTCAAAGATATATTTCTAACTGTAATTCAATGGGTATAAACGTAATGCCACCAAATATAAATACCTCTGGTGTTGATTTTACTCCAAAAGATAATTCAATTCTTTTTGGTTTTTCAGCGGTCAAAAACTTAGGTGATGGAGCAATTAGAAAAATTATTACTTCTAGAGACGAAGATGGGGAATTTACTTCTTTAGCTCAATTCTGTGATCGGATTTCACTTAGTGCTGTTAACCGAAGAGGGCTGGAGGCTTTGATACATTGTGGAGCTCTTGATTGTCTTGAAGAAAATGCAAATCGAGCTCAGCTTATGGCTGATTTGGATTTAACTATTGAATGGGCTTCTTCTAGGGCAAAAGATAGAAATAGCGGCCAAGGGAATCTTTTTGATCTTTCTTCTTCTATAAATAATGAATCATCAATTGATGAATTTTCCTCCGCTCCAAAGGCGAAGCAAATCAAAGATTATCCTCCTTCAGACAAACTTAAATTAGAAAAAGAGCATGTTGGCTTTTATCTATCGGACCATCCTTTGAAGCAACTTTCAGAACCTGCAAAATTGATTGCTCCTATTAGCCTTTGTTCTTTAGAAGACCAGAAAGATAAGTCAAAGGTCAGTGTTATTGCAATGATTCCAGAGATGAGAGAAGTCACAACTAGAAAGGGTGACAGGATGGCGATTATTCAATTAGAGGATTTAACTGGGTCTTGTGAAGCAGTTGTCTTCCCAAAAAGTTATGAAAGACTGTCTGATCATTTGATGGTTGAAACTAGATTATTGATCTGGGGCAGCGTAGATAGGAGAGATGAAACTGTGCAATTGCTTATTGATGATTGTCGTGAAATTGATGATTTACGATTTCTATTGATTGATCTTCGTCCTGATCAAGCTACAGATATCAATATTCAGCATAAATTAAGAGAATGCCTTTCTAAAAACAGACCTGCCAGAAATGAATTAGGTGTACGAATCCCTGTAGTAGCATGTCTCAAGGACCACAATAATACTAGGTATATTCGGTTGGGCGATCAATTTTGCGTAAAGGACGCTGACTTGGCTTTGGATTCACTGTCTAAGAATTCATTTATTGCAAGATCAAGTAAAAGTCTTGTAATTTAA
- a CDS encoding PAM68 family protein: MKGAKKNKKDQPNEITIGFSSNNSAPKIVSKKSSNRSSKKSGIPSYVANRMARRIAFTTGIPTLSGMGVFIGSYFLISKGIADISPTVTLVSSALCFLVGLLGLSYGILSASWDFNTGSFFGFENIKPNINRMKDAFKTSQKDISS; the protein is encoded by the coding sequence ATGAAAGGTGCAAAAAAAAACAAAAAGGACCAACCTAATGAAATAACAATAGGATTTTCAAGCAATAACTCTGCCCCAAAAATAGTTTCAAAGAAATCTTCAAACAGAAGTAGCAAAAAATCAGGAATACCAAGCTATGTTGCAAATCGAATGGCAAGAAGAATAGCGTTTACGACTGGAATTCCAACTCTAAGTGGAATGGGAGTATTCATTGGGAGTTATTTTTTAATAAGCAAAGGTATTGCTGATATATCTCCAACAGTCACTCTAGTCAGTTCTGCGCTTTGTTTCCTTGTCGGCTTATTAGGATTAAGTTATGGAATACTCTCCGCGAGTTGGGATTTTAATACTGGAAGTTTTTTTGGTTTTGAAAACATAAAGCCAAATATCAATAGGATGAAAGATGCATTCAAAACAAGTCAAAAAGATATTTCTAGCTAA
- the rpsO gene encoding 30S ribosomal protein S15 yields MSLGTEEKQKLINTHQVHPTDTGSVEVQVAMLTTRISKLSKHLQGNIHDFSSRQGLLKMIGQRKRLLSYVRTKSEKRYTELIEKLAIRG; encoded by the coding sequence ATGTCACTTGGCACAGAAGAGAAACAAAAGCTAATCAACACACATCAAGTACATCCAACTGATACGGGTTCAGTAGAAGTTCAAGTTGCGATGCTTACTACAAGGATCTCCAAGTTAAGCAAACACCTTCAGGGAAACATCCATGATTTTTCCTCTAGACAAGGATTGCTCAAAATGATTGGACAACGAAAAAGACTTTTAAGTTATGTACGCACTAAAAGTGAAAAAAGATATACAGAGCTCATAGAAAAATTAGCTATTAGAGGATAA
- the ruvA gene encoding Holliday junction branch migration protein RuvA, translating to MISWLKGEIIHTWKISLKKGVVINVGGVGYEVQLLPTQIGKAEASNKIELWIHQIDREDGTSLYGFIEVNQRDLFREIISVNGIGPQIGMALLEDFKVNQFVNAIENKESSLLTKTQGIGKRIAERLIVELRNKLQKFIDNNEINYEKTEIEPNKFSKYIDEIYLTLNSLGYEKKEIEDSIKIITTNEKENSLLLNSLSAQEKAALMDKHLKEILMKLSENST from the coding sequence ATGATTAGCTGGTTAAAAGGTGAAATAATTCATACCTGGAAAATATCCTTAAAGAAAGGAGTTGTTATAAATGTTGGTGGTGTTGGTTATGAAGTACAACTATTACCAACACAAATAGGTAAAGCAGAAGCTTCTAATAAGATTGAGTTATGGATTCACCAAATAGATAGAGAAGATGGCACAAGTTTATATGGTTTTATAGAGGTTAATCAAAGAGATTTATTTCGAGAAATAATTTCTGTAAATGGAATAGGCCCACAAATTGGTATGGCATTGTTAGAGGACTTTAAGGTTAATCAGTTTGTTAATGCAATAGAAAATAAAGAATCTAGTTTACTAACAAAAACTCAAGGTATAGGCAAGAGAATAGCAGAGAGATTAATCGTTGAGCTAAGAAATAAACTTCAAAAATTTATAGATAATAATGAAATAAATTATGAAAAAACAGAAATAGAGCCTAATAAATTTTCAAAATATATTGATGAAATATATTTAACGCTAAATTCGCTTGGATATGAAAAGAAGGAAATAGAAGATTCAATTAAAATAATAACAACAAACGAAAAAGAAAATTCTTTATTATTGAATTCCTTATCTGCACAAGAAAAAGCAGCGCTAATGGATAAACATCTCAAAGAGATTCTTATGAAATTGAGTGAAAATAGTACTTGA
- a CDS encoding cAMP phosphodiesterase — MNCKSLIFSILIICAGSPSILADEYQRGYSSSRTCTRNEYREEYIPGTRNDPGYVKKWEETVEVPCPGHGSTNKKNEFDNNDCSEGKIAGGILGAGFATAISRGKDRWWAIPAGLVGGSMVGCEIDGG; from the coding sequence ATGAATTGTAAATCTTTAATCTTTTCAATACTTATTATTTGCGCTGGATCACCATCGATTCTTGCAGATGAGTATCAGCGAGGTTATTCATCAAGTAGAACATGCACCAGAAATGAATATAGAGAAGAATATATTCCAGGGACAAGAAATGATCCTGGGTATGTCAAAAAATGGGAAGAAACGGTAGAAGTTCCTTGCCCAGGTCATGGATCAACAAACAAAAAAAATGAATTTGATAATAATGATTGCTCAGAAGGCAAAATTGCAGGGGGTATTTTAGGTGCTGGCTTCGCTACGGCAATATCAAGAGGTAAAGATCGTTGGTGGGCAATTCCTGCTGGTCTGGTAGGAGGTTCAATGGTTGGATGTGAGATTGATGGTGGTTAA
- a CDS encoding DMT family transporter: MREKLITDEFNLEKNSKGIRFLLVSGLAFSLMSVCVKAIGGRIPISELVLARATISIIITRFFLYKKKINPWGYQKRLLIIRGLLGTFALFCIFKALTILAIATATVIQYIYPTFTVLCAHIILKEFILRKIIYSISIGWIGIFLVSQPEFITSSNIQETILAIIIAILGALMTSLAYICVRKLSSKEHPLVIIYYFPLVSIPLSIPFIINDFVLPTGSDWFWILGIGIFTQIGQLCITEGLRLLPASQATSLNYSQVVFASIWGVLIFQETITSSIYLGGFCVLISTIISISASKSHKQKYEL, encoded by the coding sequence TTGAGAGAAAAACTAATTACAGATGAATTTAATCTAGAAAAAAATTCAAAAGGGATCAGATTTTTACTAGTAAGCGGTTTGGCATTTAGCCTTATGAGTGTTTGTGTTAAAGCGATTGGGGGGAGAATACCTATTTCAGAACTTGTTTTAGCTAGGGCTACTATAAGTATAATAATAACAAGATTTTTCTTATATAAAAAGAAAATTAACCCTTGGGGATATCAGAAAAGATTATTAATCATAAGAGGATTGCTAGGAACCTTTGCACTATTTTGTATCTTCAAAGCCCTAACAATATTAGCCATAGCCACAGCGACAGTAATACAGTACATTTACCCAACTTTTACAGTTCTTTGTGCACATATAATTTTAAAGGAATTTATTTTAAGGAAAATAATATATTCAATCAGCATTGGTTGGATAGGAATTTTTTTAGTTAGCCAACCAGAGTTTATAACCAGCAGTAATATTCAAGAAACAATATTAGCAATAATCATAGCTATATTGGGCGCATTGATGACATCATTAGCTTATATATGTGTAAGAAAACTTTCTTCAAAAGAGCACCCTCTGGTTATTATATATTACTTTCCCTTGGTTTCTATCCCTTTATCTATTCCTTTTATTATTAATGATTTTGTATTACCAACAGGATCAGATTGGTTCTGGATATTAGGTATTGGGATTTTTACACAGATTGGTCAACTCTGCATTACGGAGGGTTTAAGACTTCTTCCAGCTAGCCAAGCAACTTCACTAAACTATTCCCAGGTTGTATTTGCAAGTATATGGGGAGTATTGATATTTCAAGAAACAATAACAAGTTCAATTTACTTAGGTGGTTTTTGCGTACTTATTTCCACTATTATTAGTATAAGTGCATCCAAAAGTCACAAGCAAAAATATGAATTGTAA
- the dnaG gene encoding DNA primase: MASARLHPRTIESVKERVDIVDVVGEHVVLKKKGKEYVGICPFHDDSKPSMSVIPGKQFYYCFSCGAGGNAIKFLMEFQRQSFSDVVLELAKKYQVPIDTVEGPQQERLKQQLSRRDTLYRVLKIATGWFRNQLNSPCGENALNYLKNKRHLSDGTLINFELGFAPDNWDSLLKYFVDIEKVSVEILESAGLIVPRKGGNGFYDRFRNRIIVPIHDRQKRVIGFGGRSLDGSEPKYLNSPETEIFEKGKNLFGLDKSTLSIRKKDYAVVVEGYFDVMALHDSGITNVVASLGTALSRSQITLLSRTTDSKKILLNFDSDNAGIRASTRAISEVENLAIQGQIDLRVLQLPSGKDPDEFLKDNSSSEYEALAAKSPLWMDWQIDQSLKDLDLSKSDQFQAAVTNLVSLLGKLPQTAIRTHYLQKVAQRLSGGQGRFSLQLEEDLRNQINGQRWHGRSKKIDKPQEIGLRERSEADILFTYIHCPTYRSFIRYELRLRDLDDFAINHHRAIWSTISNIEEDKFGSEVVEQINRCNDSNNILADIDLIKSLLDNFLANDSEHLSKLTPLLEANELRLATLSDPEALIRGALAALEKQKSLKRCRHLIDAWSTQRLQTLENCIASLIVQEKSEPNDSSDMEQRVFNMFEDLNNDAINFQQLYYAERKHILNLDQQRCYK; this comes from the coding sequence ATGGCTTCTGCACGACTACATCCTAGGACTATTGAGTCTGTCAAAGAGCGTGTAGATATTGTTGATGTAGTTGGCGAACACGTCGTCTTAAAGAAAAAAGGTAAAGAATATGTTGGGATATGCCCTTTTCATGATGATAGTAAACCTTCAATGTCAGTAATTCCTGGCAAGCAATTTTATTATTGTTTTTCATGTGGAGCTGGTGGAAATGCCATTAAATTTTTAATGGAGTTTCAGAGACAAAGTTTTAGTGACGTTGTTCTTGAACTTGCAAAGAAATATCAAGTACCAATTGATACTGTTGAAGGACCTCAACAAGAAAGACTCAAGCAACAGCTCTCTCGTAGAGATACCCTTTATCGGGTCTTAAAAATCGCTACTGGTTGGTTTAGAAATCAATTAAATTCTCCATGTGGAGAAAATGCACTTAATTATCTTAAGAATAAACGTCATTTAAGTGATGGTACTTTAATTAATTTTGAGCTTGGATTTGCACCAGATAATTGGGACTCATTACTCAAATATTTTGTAGATATAGAAAAAGTTAGTGTTGAAATCCTTGAATCGGCTGGATTAATTGTTCCTCGAAAGGGTGGTAACGGTTTTTATGACAGATTTCGCAATCGTATAATTGTTCCTATTCACGACAGGCAAAAAAGAGTTATTGGTTTCGGAGGAAGGAGTCTTGATGGTTCAGAACCTAAGTATTTGAATTCACCTGAAACTGAAATTTTTGAAAAGGGTAAAAATCTTTTTGGTTTAGATAAATCAACCCTTTCTATTAGGAAAAAAGATTATGCGGTTGTAGTAGAAGGATATTTTGATGTGATGGCACTACACGATTCTGGTATTACAAATGTTGTTGCCTCTTTGGGAACAGCATTAAGTCGTAGTCAAATAACTCTTCTCTCTCGTACTACAGATAGTAAAAAGATCCTTTTAAATTTCGACTCAGATAATGCTGGAATTCGAGCGTCTACTAGAGCTATTAGTGAGGTAGAAAACCTTGCTATTCAAGGTCAGATAGATTTAAGAGTCCTTCAATTACCTTCAGGTAAAGATCCAGATGAGTTCCTTAAGGATAATTCTTCTTCCGAATATGAAGCATTGGCGGCAAAATCACCTCTTTGGATGGATTGGCAAATTGATCAATCTTTGAAGGATTTAGATTTAAGTAAATCTGATCAATTTCAGGCAGCTGTTACCAACTTAGTAAGTCTTCTTGGAAAGTTACCTCAAACGGCGATAAGAACCCACTATCTACAGAAGGTTGCTCAGCGTCTTAGTGGAGGTCAAGGTAGATTTTCCCTGCAACTAGAGGAAGATTTACGTAATCAAATTAATGGTCAAAGATGGCATGGACGTTCTAAGAAAATAGATAAGCCTCAAGAGATTGGTCTTAGAGAAAGAAGTGAGGCAGATATACTTTTTACTTATATACACTGTCCTACTTATAGATCTTTTATTCGTTATGAACTTCGTCTAAGGGACTTAGATGACTTTGCAATTAATCATCATCGTGCAATATGGTCTACTATAAGTAACATTGAGGAAGATAAATTTGGTTCTGAAGTGGTCGAGCAGATTAATCGTTGCAATGATTCAAATAATATTTTAGCTGATATTGATTTAATTAAAAGCTTGTTAGATAACTTTCTCGCTAATGATAGTGAACATCTTTCTAAACTTACTCCTTTGCTAGAGGCTAATGAACTTCGTTTGGCAACACTTAGTGACCCCGAGGCTCTCATTCGTGGTGCTCTCGCTGCTCTTGAAAAGCAAAAATCACTAAAACGTTGTAGGCATCTAATTGATGCATGGAGTACTCAAAGGTTACAAACTCTTGAGAACTGTATAGCATCTCTTATCGTTCAAGAAAAATCGGAACCTAATGATTCATCTGATATGGAACAGAGAGTTTTTAATATGTTTGAAGACTTAAATAATGATGCTATAAATTTTCAGCAACTTTACTATGCTGAGAGAAAACATATTTTAAATTTAGATCAACAGAGATGTTATAAATAA
- a CDS encoding serine hydroxymethyltransferase: MKIKIKKIMEFIEYLDKTEVEIIKMVEKAGYKTSENKKLCLISENYVGFFNRVEKEIIICTSNAKKREGYNLKRKKNKDIFYRTALHIKKALRHEAVHVAQECNDGNLLKIDRRFLMNPSKINALNGSISISGEEEKERQAYILEDKPRLIKKGLRKYCL, translated from the coding sequence ATGAAAATAAAAATTAAAAAGATAATGGAGTTCATAGAATATTTAGATAAAACAGAAGTAGAAATAATAAAGATGGTTGAAAAGGCAGGATATAAAACAAGTGAAAATAAAAAACTATGTTTGATAAGTGAAAACTATGTGGGCTTTTTTAATAGAGTAGAAAAGGAAATTATCATATGTACAAGTAACGCAAAGAAGAGAGAAGGATATAACCTTAAAAGGAAGAAGAATAAGGACATTTTTTATAGAACAGCCTTGCATATAAAAAAAGCTTTAAGGCATGAAGCTGTTCATGTAGCTCAAGAATGCAACGATGGAAACTTATTAAAAATAGATAGAAGGTTTTTAATGAATCCATCAAAGATCAATGCTTTGAATGGGTCTATAAGTATATCCGGCGAGGAAGAAAAAGAAAGACAAGCATATATATTAGAAGATAAACCAAGATTAATAAAAAAAGGATTGAGAAAATATTGTCTATGA